In one window of Synechococcales cyanobacterium T60_A2020_003 DNA:
- a CDS encoding DUF3122 domain-containing protein, with product MNSLRSVIRIATLCLFLVAIALVTPITPAWAEFQTEQVNGQMLYKSWQTLYDIDRHSWKAIAFRQVGDLGITPVYLRLITFPGSATVDHGRSLTLLRPDAEPLLLADETALISPNSPLYPNVAQYDLSLILSQLDPTQPIRLSLPVVDGNPILLKVPPVAIQEWQAIATCATMDCSLEN from the coding sequence ATGAATTCTCTTCGATCCGTTATCCGTATTGCAACCTTGTGCCTGTTTCTAGTCGCGATCGCCCTCGTCACACCCATTACACCCGCCTGGGCAGAGTTTCAAACCGAACAGGTGAACGGGCAAATGCTCTACAAATCCTGGCAAACTCTGTACGACATCGATCGCCATAGCTGGAAAGCGATCGCCTTTCGTCAAGTTGGCGACCTCGGTATTACTCCGGTGTACCTACGGCTGATCACCTTTCCTGGTTCTGCAACGGTGGATCATGGGCGATCGCTCACCCTCCTCCGCCCCGATGCCGAACCGCTGCTTTTAGCTGATGAAACTGCTCTGATTTCGCCCAACAGCCCGCTTTATCCCAACGTCGCCCAGTACGATCTCTCCCTAATCCTGTCGCAACTGGACCCCACTCAACCGATCCGACTCTCCCTCCCTGTCGTCGATGGCAACCCCATTCTCCTCAAAGTGCCCCCGGTTGCTATTCAGGAATGGCAGGCGATCGCCACTTGTGCCACGATGGACTGCTCCCTGGAGAATTGA
- a CDS encoding HNH endonuclease, whose protein sequence is MMSTYVPAALRRRVIERAGDRCEYCLFPQRLTLLAFEMEHIISEKHGGETSLENLALAYPYCNCAKGTDLGSIDPEINQLTPFFNPRVQNWQDHFSLDGAIIVPLTPEARVSVSILQLNDPDRVQEREQLLAIGQYP, encoded by the coding sequence GTGATGAGTACTTACGTGCCAGCCGCTCTTCGCCGTCGGGTGATTGAACGCGCGGGCGATCGCTGCGAATATTGTCTATTCCCTCAACGCTTAACGTTATTGGCCTTCGAAATGGAGCATATTATTTCCGAAAAGCACGGGGGAGAAACCTCTCTGGAAAATTTAGCTTTAGCCTACCCGTATTGTAACTGTGCCAAAGGCACCGATCTTGGTTCTATTGATCCGGAAATAAACCAGCTCACCCCTTTCTTCAACCCTAGAGTGCAGAACTGGCAAGACCACTTTTCCCTTGATGGTGCCATTATTGTTCCGCTAACTCCAGAAGCGAGGGTTAGTGTCTCCATCCTTCAGCTTAATGATCCCGATCGCGTACAGGAACGAGAACAGTTACTTGCGATTGGACAATACCCTTGA
- a CDS encoding SMC family ATPase has translation MQILSVTLKNFKSHRDRHFTFQPGTNAICGENGAGKTSILEAIAWTLFNYRGVYRNEDLICNDASTAQATVEFISNRDQRTYLVKRCTRDGYTIFDPQINQSLEYKRIEDEVLPWLREHLGVAPGTDLGRLFANTIGVPQGTFTADFLQTAERRKEVFDRILKVEEYKQTNQKMLSLEKFAKGKIEGLQQAIAQYEDALQQWEPLQAQQQQITDDITQAETQLTRLNAHLTELEATKNSLSAQAQQVQTLENQIKTGDAQLDGKRQAIALLEQSVQRAAEAVERCNTHREGYEQYLKAERSLRALEERTKQQRQLQKQRDTQQKLLATKQADVTRITVELDRLAQLKTELAQLQPRVQQQQELETEQTELTHRLQALQASVLEKDKLDQHLQRLRQQWRQLSQEIEQIQTLRQQVAAIPDLEQQRDRLQQQLSRLAAATQFEAELHQLVSNSTDQRDRYQVQATQALATLEEIQAAVPLLATDAIATVRDSIQAGVDLTGEMLNTLRQILADLGEQVSETKLKTQLKAVQSQLEQAYRDRAIADSLDAKETQKAELQQDGEQTRQRIADLETQIQQQDKLRTRLSDLTTQLQALENPKGRAQLLEQQQQQIPKLEAERNRLKASYADLEKEVEDLTQQLQAFEDLEADIEQQTQLRQQHQSSYQTYLQFHNDAEQYATVQANLNIAHVELERLERDRQTLQKDYDALLKTYDPQEWQRIETLYTDTRRQADQLAGGLPQQRKLLESIDFQLRTLQDTAEKRDRTQADLKEQERVKRFISFARKVYKEAGPRITEQYVQAISKEADKLFRELLNRQNVALEWTRDYEILVQEGAHTRRFANLSGGEQMCAALAVRLALLKVLADIDVAFFDEPTTNMDKPRRQSLAEAIANIKSFRQLFVISHDDTFEQVTENIILVEREMLG, from the coding sequence ATGCAAATTCTCTCCGTCACCCTGAAAAACTTTAAGTCTCACCGCGATCGCCATTTCACCTTTCAACCGGGCACCAACGCCATTTGTGGCGAAAACGGCGCAGGCAAGACCAGTATCTTAGAGGCGATCGCTTGGACGTTATTCAACTACCGAGGGGTGTACCGCAACGAGGATCTGATCTGCAACGATGCCTCGACTGCACAAGCCACCGTTGAATTCATTTCTAACCGCGATCAGCGCACCTACTTGGTCAAACGCTGCACGCGAGACGGCTACACAATTTTTGATCCCCAGATTAACCAAAGCTTGGAATACAAGCGGATTGAGGATGAAGTGCTGCCCTGGCTGCGGGAGCATTTGGGCGTTGCACCGGGGACGGATCTGGGGCGACTCTTTGCCAACACGATTGGCGTTCCCCAGGGCACCTTCACTGCTGACTTTTTGCAAACAGCAGAGCGGCGAAAAGAAGTCTTTGACCGAATTCTCAAGGTTGAGGAATACAAGCAAACCAACCAAAAAATGCTGTCCTTGGAGAAATTCGCCAAAGGCAAGATCGAGGGACTACAACAGGCGATCGCCCAATATGAAGATGCCCTGCAACAGTGGGAACCGCTTCAAGCCCAGCAGCAACAGATTACTGACGATATTACCCAAGCGGAAACCCAGCTTACCCGCCTCAACGCCCATCTCACGGAGTTGGAAGCGACCAAAAATAGCCTTTCCGCTCAGGCACAACAGGTTCAAACCCTAGAAAACCAGATCAAAACCGGAGATGCCCAACTTGACGGCAAACGACAGGCGATCGCCCTTTTAGAGCAATCCGTTCAGCGGGCAGCAGAGGCGGTAGAACGCTGCAACACTCACCGGGAGGGTTACGAACAGTATCTCAAGGCAGAGCGATCGCTGCGGGCGCTAGAGGAGCGCACCAAACAGCAGCGACAACTCCAAAAACAGCGAGACACCCAACAAAAACTCCTGGCGACCAAACAAGCGGATGTAACCCGTATCACCGTAGAACTCGATCGCCTTGCTCAACTCAAAACAGAACTGGCTCAACTCCAACCCCGGGTTCAACAGCAGCAAGAACTAGAAACTGAACAAACGGAACTCACCCACCGCCTACAAGCGCTTCAGGCTAGCGTTTTAGAAAAAGATAAGTTGGATCAACACCTGCAACGCCTCCGGCAGCAGTGGCGACAGCTTAGCCAAGAGATCGAGCAGATTCAGACCCTTCGCCAGCAGGTTGCAGCTATTCCCGACCTAGAACAGCAGCGCGATCGTCTCCAGCAACAGTTGAGCCGCCTCGCCGCCGCCACCCAATTCGAGGCCGAGCTACACCAGTTAGTGTCCAACAGCACCGACCAGCGCGATCGCTACCAAGTCCAGGCAACCCAAGCCCTCGCGACCTTAGAGGAGATTCAGGCCGCCGTGCCCCTGCTCGCCACCGACGCGATCGCCACCGTCCGCGATTCGATCCAGGCGGGCGTTGACCTCACGGGCGAGATGCTGAATACCCTCCGGCAAATTTTGGCGGATTTGGGCGAACAGGTGTCGGAAACCAAGCTCAAGACCCAGCTTAAAGCGGTGCAATCCCAGTTGGAGCAAGCCTACCGCGATCGCGCGATCGCCGATTCCCTAGATGCCAAGGAAACGCAGAAAGCCGAACTCCAGCAAGATGGCGAACAAACCCGCCAGCGGATCGCAGACCTCGAAACCCAAATTCAGCAACAGGATAAACTTCGCACCCGCCTCTCTGACCTTACGACCCAACTGCAAGCCCTCGAAAATCCCAAAGGGCGTGCCCAACTCCTCGAACAACAGCAGCAGCAAATTCCCAAACTCGAAGCTGAGCGCAATCGCCTCAAGGCCAGCTATGCCGATCTAGAAAAAGAAGTGGAGGACTTAACCCAACAGCTTCAGGCCTTTGAGGATCTGGAGGCTGACATTGAGCAGCAAACCCAATTACGGCAGCAGCACCAATCCAGCTACCAAACGTACTTGCAATTCCACAACGATGCAGAGCAATACGCCACGGTTCAGGCCAACTTGAACATTGCCCACGTGGAGTTAGAACGATTGGAGCGCGATCGCCAAACCCTTCAGAAAGACTACGATGCCTTGCTCAAAACCTACGATCCCCAAGAGTGGCAGCGCATCGAAACCCTTTACACTGATACTCGCCGCCAGGCCGATCAACTCGCAGGCGGACTGCCCCAACAGCGTAAGCTCCTCGAATCTATCGACTTCCAATTGAGAACCCTCCAAGACACCGCCGAAAAGCGCGATCGCACCCAGGCTGATCTCAAGGAACAGGAGCGAGTGAAACGCTTCATTTCCTTTGCCCGCAAGGTCTATAAAGAAGCAGGGCCCCGGATTACTGAACAGTACGTTCAAGCCATTTCCAAAGAAGCGGATAAGCTGTTCCGCGAGTTGCTCAATCGTCAAAACGTCGCGCTGGAATGGACACGGGACTACGAAATTCTGGTGCAGGAAGGAGCCCACACCCGCCGCTTTGCCAATCTCTCTGGTGGGGAGCAGATGTGCGCGGCGCTCGCTGTTCGGTTGGCCTTACTGAAAGTGCTGGCAGATATCGATGTCGCGTTTTTTGATGAGCCGACCACAAATATGGACAAACCCCGTCGGCAGTCCCTGGCAGAGGCGATCGCCAATATCAAGAGCTTCCGGCAACTGTTTGTGATCAGCCATGATGACACCTTCGAGCAAGTTACCGAAAACATCATCCTAGTCGAGCGCGAAATGCTCGGATAG
- a CDS encoding BamA/TamA family outer membrane protein: protein MPGSVVWQNIGGNDQNLTFGILGGDESAGTAITCSDPWIGESSNRLGYAVNLGWMSTLSSNFNGGEDDVALPNTDEDFWEQRVGGGFQIMQQPTPEFGWAAGLSYQLLSVRNGMFSNKLFSEDEFGNTLTLSDDGTDTLLTANFALYLNEANDLLYPTSGTRVQFGLD from the coding sequence ATTCCAGGAAGCGTCGTCTGGCAAAATATTGGCGGGAATGATCAGAACCTCACCTTTGGCATACTTGGCGGGGATGAGTCCGCAGGGACAGCGATCACCTGTTCTGATCCCTGGATTGGCGAGTCTTCAAACCGACTGGGGTACGCGGTTAACTTGGGTTGGATGAGTACGTTAAGTTCCAACTTCAACGGTGGCGAAGATGACGTCGCGTTGCCCAATACCGATGAAGACTTTTGGGAGCAACGAGTCGGTGGTGGTTTCCAAATTATGCAGCAACCAACGCCAGAGTTCGGATGGGCGGCAGGTTTGTCCTACCAGTTGCTCTCGGTGCGAAATGGGATGTTTAGCAACAAGCTCTTTTCCGAAGATGAGTTTGGTAACACCCTCACCCTGAGCGACGACGGAACTGACACCCTTCTTACAGCTAACTTTGCGTTATATCTCAACGAGGCGAACGATCTGCTGTACCCCACCAGCGGTACCCGT